From a region of the Marinomonas mediterranea MMB-1 genome:
- a CDS encoding TRAP transporter permease — protein MSTTTSEPASNDKLEELVAEADTGKRVPTGKVALSLLFVLPLCWSLFQLWIGSPLPSQFGIGFLNDTQSRALHLAFAVLLAFLAFPAFSKSPTLKIPVLDYLFAFAAAFCASYLFLFYDDLAMRPGLPTTLDLVVSTLGLVLTLEAARRSLGPPLAIVAIIFLLYVFFGDASWLPEVIRWKGASLEKAMTHMWLTTEGVFGIALGVSSGFVFLFVLFGALLNQAGAGNYFIQVAFSLLGHMRGGPAKAAVLSSAMTGLISGSSIANVVTTGTFTIPLMKKVGFSPEKAGAVEVSSSVNGVIMPPVMGAVAFLMVEYVGIPYIEVVKHAFLPATISYIALLYIVHLEAMKADMKGLPRSTPARRFSEQLIRTGIIVSSMLIVLGALYYLIVAIKWLMGDFAHIALVMLVVGGYFGLLFVSSKSVDLDLDTAGGKIEKLPIFADIYKSGLYYLVPLVVLVWFLMVERKSPGLSAFWACMLMAFILFTQKPLKAWFRQKGKQSSVSGLSSEWKSGLVDLVDGLNTGARNMIGIGVATATAGIIVGTVTLTGVGQVMAEFVELISGGVLIIMLLMVALISLVLGMGLPTTANYIVVSSLMASVVVELGAQSGLIVPMIAVHMFVFYFGIMADVTPPVGLASFAAAAVSGGDPIKTGFTAFFYSMRTALLPFLFIFNTDLLLIDVTWWQAIFVFIVSLTAMLVFAAATQGYFFTRSKLWESAVLILVAFTLFRPGFWLDQVEAPYSHFKGSEMVAYIDANPSASEIRLSVEGENLEGRWVEKTVNLPLSTAGSAADRLYQGAGLEVRNEDGKTYIDNMNFGSPAEKQKLDFDWEITGVEVENNRPAKEWFFIPAFILLAWVAMRQRKRA, from the coding sequence ATGTCTACGACTACTTCTGAACCTGCTTCTAATGACAAGCTTGAAGAGCTGGTGGCCGAAGCGGATACAGGCAAGCGTGTACCGACAGGGAAGGTCGCACTGTCGTTACTTTTTGTCTTACCGTTGTGTTGGTCATTGTTTCAGCTATGGATTGGCTCACCTCTGCCTTCTCAGTTTGGTATTGGTTTTCTAAATGACACCCAATCTCGTGCACTTCATTTGGCTTTTGCTGTGTTACTGGCTTTCTTGGCATTTCCTGCTTTCAGTAAGAGTCCAACATTAAAAATACCGGTGCTTGATTATCTTTTTGCGTTTGCAGCCGCGTTTTGCGCGTCTTATTTGTTTCTTTTTTATGATGATCTAGCCATGCGTCCTGGCTTGCCAACGACGTTAGATTTGGTCGTGTCTACATTGGGACTGGTTCTTACCTTGGAAGCGGCTCGTCGTTCATTAGGACCGCCGTTGGCGATCGTCGCTATTATTTTCCTTTTATATGTATTTTTTGGTGACGCATCTTGGTTGCCGGAAGTGATTCGCTGGAAAGGCGCTTCACTCGAAAAAGCCATGACGCATATGTGGTTGACGACAGAAGGTGTTTTTGGCATCGCGTTGGGGGTTTCTTCTGGGTTCGTATTTCTGTTCGTTTTATTTGGTGCTCTGCTTAATCAGGCTGGAGCCGGAAATTACTTTATACAAGTCGCGTTTTCTTTATTAGGGCACATGCGTGGTGGCCCTGCAAAAGCGGCTGTTTTATCGTCGGCAATGACCGGGCTTATTTCGGGCTCATCCATTGCGAACGTTGTCACGACGGGAACCTTTACTATTCCATTAATGAAGAAGGTCGGTTTTAGCCCTGAAAAAGCAGGCGCGGTCGAAGTTTCGTCTTCTGTAAACGGTGTCATCATGCCGCCAGTGATGGGCGCGGTTGCTTTTTTGATGGTTGAATACGTAGGTATTCCTTATATTGAGGTGGTTAAGCACGCCTTTCTTCCCGCGACCATATCGTACATCGCCCTGTTGTACATTGTTCATTTAGAAGCGATGAAAGCAGACATGAAAGGTCTGCCTCGCTCTACGCCTGCACGCCGTTTTTCTGAGCAACTGATTCGCACGGGTATCATCGTTTCGAGTATGTTGATCGTCCTCGGCGCGCTTTACTATTTGATTGTTGCGATCAAATGGCTGATGGGTGATTTTGCTCATATCGCGCTTGTGATGTTGGTTGTAGGTGGCTATTTCGGTTTGCTTTTTGTGTCGTCAAAAAGTGTTGATTTGGACTTGGATACAGCAGGTGGAAAAATTGAAAAACTGCCAATTTTCGCTGATATCTATAAGTCTGGTTTGTATTACTTAGTGCCTTTGGTCGTACTAGTTTGGTTCTTGATGGTTGAGCGTAAGTCGCCAGGTCTGTCGGCGTTCTGGGCTTGTATGCTGATGGCGTTTATCTTGTTTACGCAGAAACCCTTAAAAGCTTGGTTTAGACAAAAAGGGAAGCAAAGTAGTGTGTCCGGTCTTTCTTCTGAGTGGAAGTCGGGATTGGTTGATCTGGTCGACGGCCTTAATACGGGCGCTCGCAATATGATTGGTATTGGCGTGGCGACGGCTACTGCTGGCATCATCGTAGGGACGGTCACACTCACAGGTGTCGGTCAGGTTATGGCGGAGTTTGTCGAGCTAATATCTGGCGGCGTATTAATCATTATGCTACTTATGGTGGCCTTGATTTCGCTTGTTTTGGGCATGGGCTTACCGACGACAGCAAACTATATTGTTGTTTCATCGCTCATGGCGAGTGTCGTGGTTGAGTTAGGTGCTCAATCTGGCTTAATCGTGCCAATGATTGCCGTCCATATGTTCGTATTTTACTTCGGTATTATGGCGGATGTTACCCCTCCAGTTGGGCTTGCTTCCTTTGCTGCGGCGGCCGTATCGGGCGGGGACCCTATTAAAACTGGATTTACCGCGTTCTTTTACTCGATGCGTACCGCGTTACTGCCATTTTTATTCATCTTCAATACGGATCTTTTGTTGATTGATGTAACCTGGTGGCAAGCCATTTTCGTATTTATCGTGTCATTGACCGCCATGCTTGTATTTGCTGCTGCGACTCAAGGCTACTTTTTTACCCGCAGTAAATTATGGGAAAGCGCTGTGCTGATTCTTGTTGCATTTACTCTGTTTAGACCGGGATTTTGGTTGGATCAAGTCGAAGCGCCTTATAGCCATTTTAAAGGCAGCGAGATGGTGGCGTACATTGACGCTAACCCAAGTGCATCAGAGATTCGACTTTCTGTAGAAGGAGAGAATCTAGAAGGGCGTTGGGTCGAAAAGACCGTGAACCTACCTTTGAGTACTGCGGGTTCTGCTGCGGACCGACTTTATCAGGGTGCTGGCTTAGAAGTGCGTAATGAAGATGGAAAGACCTATATCGACAATATGAACTTTGGCAGTCCAGCAGAAAAACAAAAACTGGATTTTGATTGGGAAATCACGGGCGTTGAGGTTGAAAACAATCGACCTGCGAAAGAGTGGTTCTTTATTCCTGCCTTCATACTATTAGCTTGGGTTGCAATGCGTCAGCGTAAACGCGCGTAA
- a CDS encoding delta-class carbonic anhydrase codes for MNKKIISLMLASAIVPASVFASEHSLSGDVIAKQRQELAENTFGKGFGPQAPRDIDAPYGSNKRTFSTAPKYQKMNLCNIHFHKNAEHKGGQFTTFAGQGDGHGYNSGYKYDGVLTKAELKPVADICDSKHGGLDSGDTIEVHYVFSTADIEPGPTLGSCLSPDVINNPQLRVESQVFVVVNDDKAQNFMDLVAHEKQNGLYQATGIPSDTGKPIEYAGSTTGPGYNEKGSPFQVTWNVRPLVSKVNIKTVGEWCEGNIFKEDHAHGVRNLITNPELLSQIP; via the coding sequence ATGAACAAGAAGATCATTTCATTGATGTTGGCTTCCGCTATTGTGCCAGCATCTGTATTCGCAAGTGAACACTCATTATCTGGAGATGTGATTGCTAAGCAAAGGCAAGAGCTGGCGGAAAACACGTTTGGAAAAGGGTTCGGACCACAAGCGCCTCGAGATATTGATGCGCCATATGGTAGTAACAAGCGTACATTCTCAACTGCACCGAAATACCAGAAAATGAACCTTTGTAATATTCATTTTCATAAAAACGCTGAACATAAAGGTGGACAGTTCACAACGTTTGCAGGACAAGGCGATGGCCATGGTTACAATAGTGGCTACAAGTACGACGGCGTACTTACTAAAGCAGAGCTAAAGCCAGTTGCAGATATTTGTGACAGTAAGCATGGCGGTCTAGATTCAGGCGATACGATTGAAGTGCATTATGTATTTTCAACTGCTGACATTGAACCTGGTCCAACGCTTGGTTCATGTTTGAGCCCTGATGTCATCAACAACCCTCAATTGCGTGTTGAATCACAAGTATTTGTGGTTGTGAACGATGACAAGGCTCAGAACTTTATGGACCTTGTAGCGCATGAGAAGCAAAACGGCTTGTACCAAGCGACGGGTATTCCTAGTGACACAGGTAAGCCGATTGAATACGCGGGTTCTACAACAGGTCCTGGTTACAATGAAAAAGGTTCTCCATTCCAAGTAACGTGGAACGTTCGTCCACTTGTATCTAAAGTGAACATTAAAACGGTTGGCGAATGGTGTGAAGGGAACATCTTTAAGGAAGATCACGCTCATGGCGTACGTAATCTAATTACGAACCCAGAGCTTTTGTCTCAAATTCCTTAA
- a CDS encoding GGDEF domain-containing protein: MDIIRKTSSTTEAALLKPHVFRGLLLFAMSAFAAIWSIDYTSGIIALFDAASYPICIAGFATIYLLSRTKKASEQSLHLTTYLIVAGYLTSSSIWHHMAENGLFSNSAQWLGLNYVIAYLFLEVRKAVIVTIASFIVTLIGHYLALIQHYPLDDTVGVVLNIGIAHTVYIVLLWTVVQMRVEHTKTHERLSTLEQHAMIDQLTNVLNRRGIEDVFKHAEENWINHKQPYAILLIDIDHFKQVNDQYGHLVGDKVLADFAALLNKLTVASNSVGRWGGEEFIILVKSRSNEECFSLAEKVRQTVERSTLGGLKELSISIGVGYANEEKSLFETFQQADSYLYAAKKTGRNKVIDRNQIIKKRQESATEV; the protein is encoded by the coding sequence ATGGATATTATTCGAAAAACGTCCTCAACCACAGAAGCTGCGCTGCTAAAACCTCATGTATTTCGCGGTCTCCTCCTGTTCGCAATGAGTGCGTTCGCGGCCATCTGGTCTATTGATTATACAAGTGGCATCATCGCGCTTTTTGACGCTGCCTCTTATCCTATATGTATCGCAGGATTTGCCACAATCTATCTATTAAGTCGAACAAAAAAGGCATCTGAGCAATCCCTTCATCTTACTACCTACCTTATTGTTGCGGGTTACCTGACCAGCAGCAGCATTTGGCACCACATGGCAGAAAATGGCTTATTTTCAAACTCAGCTCAATGGCTAGGGTTGAATTACGTAATAGCCTATTTGTTTTTGGAGGTGCGTAAAGCGGTTATCGTGACAATAGCGTCCTTTATAGTTACCTTAATCGGACACTACCTCGCACTGATTCAACACTACCCACTGGATGATACGGTTGGTGTTGTTTTAAATATAGGCATCGCTCATACCGTTTATATCGTATTGCTTTGGACGGTCGTACAAATGCGAGTGGAACATACTAAAACTCACGAACGACTGAGCACACTTGAACAACATGCGATGATCGACCAACTAACAAACGTTTTGAATCGTCGAGGCATTGAAGATGTATTTAAACACGCAGAAGAAAACTGGATAAATCATAAACAGCCTTATGCCATTCTATTGATAGATATCGATCATTTTAAACAAGTTAATGATCAATATGGCCATTTAGTGGGCGACAAGGTTCTCGCTGACTTTGCCGCTTTGCTAAATAAACTCACAGTAGCGAGTAATAGCGTTGGTCGGTGGGGTGGTGAGGAGTTCATCATTCTCGTCAAAAGTAGAAGCAATGAAGAGTGTTTCTCGCTCGCAGAAAAAGTGCGACAAACCGTTGAAAGGTCAACGTTAGGGGGGCTAAAAGAGCTGTCGATTAGTATTGGGGTAGGCTATGCCAACGAGGAAAAAAGCTTGTTCGAAACGTTCCAGCAAGCTGACTCTTACCTTTACGCCGCGAAGAAAACAGGCAGAAATAAAGTAATTGACCGCAACCAGATTATTAAGAAGAGGCAGGAAAGCGCGACTGAAGTCTAA
- a CDS encoding DMT family transporter, with protein sequence MNTEHLSKMKIHFVILVVLCAFALNSILCRLALVQTSLDPMSFTTLRLMSGALVLAMLVVLTNRNEIKGRSENRERGENRSENNTLCLNAAFLNKGWITPLALLAYAVSFSFAYVSLPAGIGALLLFGAVQFTMIGYGLYSGERLNKKQWCGLFVAIFGVLVLFLPGASAPSLIGSALMLVSGVGWAVYTVRGKGASNPIQTTGINFLKASILSLFMSLLFISEFTWDSMGALYALLAGGVTSGLGYALWYFVLPSLKVTTAATLQLSVPVIAIFMGVLLLGEQVTLHLFLSSLTILGGVFLYILAGMAPRVR encoded by the coding sequence ATGAATACCGAGCATCTAAGTAAAATGAAGATACACTTCGTTATTCTGGTTGTCCTATGTGCGTTCGCTTTGAATTCCATTTTATGTCGTTTGGCCCTTGTTCAAACTTCGTTAGATCCGATGTCTTTCACAACTCTTCGTCTCATGTCTGGCGCCTTGGTATTGGCGATGTTAGTGGTCTTAACTAATAGAAATGAAATAAAAGGTAGGAGTGAAAATAGAGAGAGAGGTGAAAACAGAAGTGAGAACAACACACTTTGTTTGAACGCTGCTTTTCTTAACAAAGGATGGATTACGCCTTTAGCACTATTGGCCTACGCAGTGAGTTTCTCATTCGCATATGTATCGTTACCGGCAGGTATTGGAGCATTGCTGTTGTTTGGTGCGGTTCAATTCACGATGATCGGTTATGGCTTATATTCGGGCGAGAGGTTGAATAAAAAGCAATGGTGTGGCTTGTTCGTTGCGATATTCGGAGTATTGGTGCTCTTTCTTCCCGGTGCGTCGGCTCCTAGTTTAATCGGGAGTGCGCTTATGTTGGTATCTGGTGTTGGGTGGGCCGTTTATACGGTTCGAGGAAAGGGAGCATCGAACCCTATTCAAACGACGGGGATTAATTTTTTGAAAGCGAGCATCTTGTCGCTATTTATGTCACTACTTTTTATCTCGGAATTTACGTGGGACAGTATGGGCGCGCTCTACGCGCTATTGGCCGGTGGGGTGACATCAGGGCTGGGGTACGCGCTTTGGTACTTTGTATTACCTTCATTAAAAGTAACGACAGCAGCGACATTGCAGCTTAGCGTTCCAGTGATTGCTATTTTTATGGGAGTACTGCTGTTGGGAGAACAAGTGACGCTGCATTTGTTTTTATCCAGCCTAACAATACTGGGGGGCGTTTTTCTTTATATTTTAGCTGGGATGGCTCCGCGTGTGAGATAA
- a CDS encoding ABC transporter substrate-binding protein, which translates to MFKYLILSLTLFFQASSIWAKETTIHDVLGREVTFDAPAQRVIVGFYPEDYMAIGTEQAYDKVVGLSKYIWQARPANWEMYIKHRPSLNTIPAIGKIGSQAFSVEQVISLKPDVLLLADWQFKALGTQAQKIEDAGVPIVVIDYNAQTLQRHVMSTKIIGVITGQKERAEKIANEYTENLNRISTRLKAKNLAKPKIYVEYGASGVNDMGYTFGKNMWGAISTMSGGDNISAPYIEWWGKLNPEQVIAANPDIIVMTGYESASASDGIVMGQGISENIARARLEGFKKRLGWSSVSAIKQNRLFAAYHGACRTILDGAMIQFFAKSLYPEAFADLNPEEAYLDFYKKYLPVTPTGTFTLTPK; encoded by the coding sequence ATGTTTAAATACCTAATACTAAGCTTAACCCTATTTTTTCAAGCCAGTAGCATCTGGGCAAAAGAGACAACAATCCATGATGTATTAGGGAGAGAGGTAACATTTGACGCACCTGCTCAGAGGGTTATTGTTGGTTTCTACCCTGAAGATTATATGGCCATTGGAACGGAACAAGCATATGACAAGGTCGTTGGGCTCTCTAAATACATATGGCAAGCACGTCCTGCAAATTGGGAAATGTACATCAAACATCGCCCGTCACTAAATACTATTCCCGCGATAGGGAAGATTGGATCTCAAGCTTTTTCTGTCGAACAGGTCATTAGTCTAAAGCCTGATGTCCTGCTACTTGCAGATTGGCAGTTCAAGGCACTTGGCACGCAAGCGCAAAAGATAGAGGATGCTGGTGTCCCTATTGTTGTCATTGACTACAATGCTCAAACACTACAACGCCATGTAATGAGCACGAAAATCATCGGTGTAATTACAGGACAAAAAGAACGCGCAGAAAAGATAGCGAACGAATACACAGAAAACCTCAACAGAATATCGACTCGTTTAAAAGCGAAAAACCTAGCAAAACCAAAGATTTATGTGGAGTATGGCGCATCTGGCGTAAACGACATGGGTTACACTTTTGGCAAAAATATGTGGGGAGCCATTTCGACTATGTCAGGTGGCGACAATATATCGGCACCTTATATTGAATGGTGGGGAAAATTGAACCCAGAACAGGTCATTGCTGCGAACCCAGATATCATTGTCATGACAGGGTATGAATCAGCAAGTGCCAGTGATGGCATCGTTATGGGACAAGGCATTTCAGAAAACATAGCGAGAGCGCGTTTAGAAGGGTTTAAAAAGCGTCTCGGCTGGTCTAGTGTGTCTGCCATAAAACAGAACCGCTTATTTGCAGCCTATCACGGTGCCTGCCGAACCATTCTTGATGGTGCTATGATTCAATTTTTTGCAAAGTCCCTTTATCCAGAGGCGTTTGCAGACCTTAACCCCGAAGAAGCCTACTTAGACTTCTATAAGAAATACCTTCCAGTAACCCCAACAGGCACATTCACATTAACGCCTAAGTAA
- a CDS encoding ABC transporter substrate-binding protein produces MQFGKWLMASTISVVCSVSAQAQVITDVLDRKVDIDLPAERVVLGFYAEDYMAIGTEAAFDKVVGISRDTWEAWRPASWKLYTEYRPSLKDIPDVGEVESQTFSIEKVLSLKPSVVVLADWQYKGLGMDVDRLEDAGIPVVVVDYNAQTLERHLKSTEILGELTGQEARAKNIANEYEETIVSAQTRISDANLPKPRAYVEFGKKGPDQYSFTYGKNMWGAMVTAMGGDNIAAPYVEWWGPMNPEQVIASKPEVVFISGTESGAKGKAMVMGQGIDPKVSVERLKGFANRAGWSEMPAVKNERLHGIYQGASRSILDASMAQYIAKSLYPDLFKDANPQQAYLDFYKKYLPVTPTGTFAISITE; encoded by the coding sequence ATGCAGTTTGGTAAATGGTTGATGGCGTCAACAATTTCTGTGGTATGTTCCGTTTCAGCTCAGGCGCAGGTGATAACCGATGTTTTAGATCGTAAAGTAGATATCGACCTACCTGCAGAGCGAGTTGTACTGGGCTTTTATGCTGAAGATTACATGGCGATCGGTACTGAAGCTGCTTTTGATAAAGTAGTGGGTATTTCTCGCGACACATGGGAAGCGTGGCGCCCTGCAAGCTGGAAGCTTTACACTGAATATCGTCCTTCCTTAAAAGACATTCCTGATGTTGGTGAAGTTGAATCACAGACATTTTCTATCGAAAAAGTGTTGAGCTTAAAACCGAGTGTTGTTGTATTGGCGGACTGGCAATACAAAGGGCTAGGCATGGATGTTGATCGTCTAGAAGATGCTGGTATTCCAGTTGTCGTCGTTGACTATAATGCTCAAACGCTGGAACGACACCTTAAAAGTACTGAAATTTTGGGTGAGCTAACAGGTCAAGAAGCACGAGCGAAAAACATAGCGAACGAGTATGAAGAGACGATTGTTTCTGCTCAAACGCGAATCTCAGACGCAAACCTTCCAAAACCTCGTGCTTATGTAGAGTTCGGTAAAAAAGGACCTGATCAGTACAGTTTCACATACGGTAAAAATATGTGGGGCGCGATGGTTACGGCAATGGGTGGCGATAATATTGCTGCGCCGTATGTTGAATGGTGGGGACCTATGAACCCTGAGCAAGTTATCGCCTCTAAACCAGAAGTTGTATTTATCTCAGGCACCGAATCTGGCGCTAAAGGTAAAGCCATGGTTATGGGGCAGGGCATTGACCCTAAAGTGTCCGTTGAGCGTTTGAAAGGCTTTGCTAATCGTGCGGGCTGGTCTGAAATGCCTGCGGTGAAGAACGAGCGACTTCATGGTATATACCAAGGGGCTTCCCGTTCAATCTTAGATGCTTCTATGGCGCAGTACATTGCAAAATCTCTTTATCCAGATCTGTTCAAAGATGCGAACCCTCAGCAAGCGTACTTGGATTTCTATAAAAAGTATTTGCCTGTTACGCCAACAGGAACATTTGCTATCTCTATCACGGAGTAA
- a CDS encoding FecCD family ABC transporter permease — translation MHSDSLASAIQDQRRSEKRRWFVICALFVVLTLSFVLDVATGPSMLSVVEVSRALLQFFGLPSQVDVTTLVIVTELRLPIAIMAVIVGGVLGVGGAEMQTLLNNPMASPYTLGMAAAAGFGAALMLYIGSLGLSSNVAVPIGAFVCCMLAACLLFGLASMRHITSGQLILSGIALLFLFQSMLSLVQFIASPELSQQILFWLFGSLSKSSWTNLAIVAGVTAVSMGLLMKDAWRLTALRLGEERAKSLGVNVNNLRLRTLFIVAVMTATVTSFVGIIGFIGIVAPNIARILVGEDQRFFLPLSFIIGSFLLSSASVLSKVIVPGALFPIGIVTAIIGVPFFFWLIIGRRR, via the coding sequence ATGCATTCAGACTCTTTAGCGAGTGCAATACAGGACCAGCGTCGCAGTGAAAAGCGTCGCTGGTTTGTTATTTGTGCGCTCTTTGTTGTTCTTACCCTATCTTTCGTACTCGATGTCGCAACCGGGCCTTCTATGCTCAGTGTTGTTGAGGTGTCGAGAGCACTTCTGCAATTTTTCGGTTTACCTTCTCAGGTTGATGTGACCACGCTTGTTATCGTTACTGAATTACGCTTGCCTATCGCTATAATGGCCGTGATTGTTGGGGGTGTGTTAGGAGTAGGGGGCGCAGAAATGCAGACTTTACTTAATAATCCAATGGCGAGCCCTTATACATTAGGCATGGCTGCTGCCGCAGGCTTCGGTGCTGCGCTGATGCTTTACATCGGCTCACTAGGCTTAAGCTCTAATGTCGCCGTACCAATTGGTGCTTTTGTGTGTTGCATGTTGGCTGCTTGCCTATTATTTGGTCTGGCATCCATGCGACACATTACGTCCGGTCAGCTCATCTTATCCGGTATTGCTCTGCTGTTTTTGTTCCAATCCATGTTGTCTTTAGTTCAATTCATTGCCTCTCCTGAGCTTAGTCAGCAAATTTTGTTTTGGCTGTTTGGGAGTTTGTCCAAGAGTAGTTGGACAAATCTAGCCATTGTTGCTGGTGTGACAGCGGTAAGTATGGGTCTGTTGATGAAGGATGCATGGCGCTTAACGGCTTTAAGATTAGGTGAAGAGCGAGCAAAAAGTCTTGGTGTGAACGTTAATAATTTGAGGCTTAGAACCTTATTTATTGTCGCGGTCATGACGGCTACCGTCACTAGTTTTGTAGGGATTATTGGCTTTATTGGTATTGTCGCGCCTAATATTGCACGTATTTTGGTAGGGGAAGATCAACGTTTCTTTCTGCCTTTATCGTTTATCATTGGCTCCTTTTTACTTTCTAGTGCCTCTGTCCTTTCGAAGGTTATTGTTCCTGGGGCATTGTTTCCAATCGGAATTGTTACCGCAATTATTGGGGTTCCATTTTTCTTTTGGCTAATAATTGGACGTCGTCGGTAA
- a CDS encoding ABC transporter ATP-binding protein, which yields MNRKISERALGAKNCLSVRDLHVKIDQLTLAKGMSFDLCPGEVTVIIGPNGTGKSTLLKTLFGDINKQQGEVSFQGISLSKKVLSKWRQFFGYMPQDIHLDVELSVLEVVLLGQLDALSLRLDESMVTEALNALEQIGLLHLANRSVNALSGGQCQMILFAQAMMRKPSILMLDEPVSALDLHFQQVLLDYLDRKTKENGWVSLMVLHDLNLAAQYADNLLVVKDGLIVSSGAPKDILTPQLVKDVYGVEAEVTVDGQGVPFIRTRRSSHKKATEIENRNVEKTTTIKETGVSNVY from the coding sequence ATGAATCGAAAAATAAGTGAGCGCGCTTTAGGTGCCAAAAACTGTTTAAGTGTCAGAGACTTGCATGTCAAAATTGATCAGTTGACGTTGGCAAAAGGTATGTCGTTTGATCTATGTCCAGGTGAAGTAACGGTTATTATTGGCCCGAACGGAACGGGAAAGAGTACATTGCTCAAGACTCTCTTTGGCGACATTAACAAGCAGCAAGGCGAGGTTTCTTTTCAAGGCATAAGCCTGAGTAAAAAAGTGTTGAGTAAATGGCGTCAGTTTTTTGGCTACATGCCACAAGACATCCATTTAGACGTTGAGCTTAGTGTACTTGAAGTCGTTTTACTGGGTCAGCTAGATGCACTTAGTTTGCGTCTCGATGAATCAATGGTCACAGAAGCGTTGAATGCGCTAGAACAGATAGGGTTGTTGCACTTAGCAAATCGTTCTGTGAACGCATTGAGTGGTGGCCAATGCCAAATGATATTGTTTGCTCAAGCTATGATGCGCAAGCCAAGTATTTTAATGCTTGATGAACCTGTCAGTGCGCTCGATCTGCATTTTCAGCAGGTCTTGCTTGATTATCTAGATAGGAAAACGAAAGAGAACGGGTGGGTCTCTTTGATGGTGCTGCATGACTTAAACTTAGCCGCGCAATATGCGGATAATTTGCTGGTCGTAAAGGATGGGTTGATTGTTTCCAGCGGTGCACCCAAGGATATTCTTACCCCTCAGTTGGTGAAAGATGTTTATGGTGTTGAGGCCGAGGTCACCGTTGATGGGCAAGGTGTCCCCTTTATTCGTACTCGGCGATCGAGCCACAAAAAGGCCACAGAGATAGAAAATAGAAACGTTGAGAAAACGACAACGATAAAGGAAACGGGAGTTTCAAATGTATATTAG
- a CDS encoding pseudoazurin, translating to MYIRSMTLVFGLLLATFGVAKEIKIEMLNYGPEGGMVFQPSFVRAELGDIVTFVPTHAGHYAQSYVVPEGQSAWKSTMNQPFSITLSHEGVHLYYCPPHLMMGMVGMIQVGKPANLEVINAKVGRLKSKVALKPERVDALMEQIQE from the coding sequence ATGTATATTAGAAGTATGACACTGGTTTTTGGTCTTTTACTTGCAACCTTCGGTGTTGCTAAAGAAATCAAGATAGAAATGTTGAACTACGGCCCAGAAGGCGGCATGGTTTTTCAGCCTTCTTTTGTTCGTGCTGAACTGGGCGATATAGTGACGTTCGTTCCGACACACGCAGGGCACTATGCTCAATCCTATGTAGTGCCGGAAGGCCAGTCAGCTTGGAAATCTACAATGAATCAACCGTTCTCGATTACGCTTTCACATGAGGGCGTTCATTTGTACTATTGCCCACCTCATTTAATGATGGGGATGGTCGGTATGATTCAAGTTGGTAAACCCGCAAACCTAGAGGTGATCAATGCAAAAGTAGGGCGTTTGAAGTCTAAAGTCGCTTTAAAGCCTGAACGTGTCGATGCACTGATGGAGCAGATTCAGGAATAA